TTCCGCTCGAGCGAGTGGACTATGCTCGCCGCGGTGTGCACTTTGAAGGCCATGTGGAGCCGGCCCAGGTGGTGCTGGCGGCGGCGTTGATGGAACAGGAGGGATTTGCTTTGGATGCCGTGACCGGGGTGGATTGGCCGCAGGACAATCAGATGGAGATTGTCTATGATTATTTCCATCCCGCCTTGGGATGGCGGGTGGCCATTCGCACACGGGTGCGGCGTGATTTGCCGGAGGTGCCCAGCATCTCCCATGTTTATCCCGGCGCGAACTGGCATGAGCGGGAAGCGTGGGAGTTTTTTGGCATCCATTTTTCCGGGCATCCGAATTTGGCGCCACTGTTGTTGCCCGATGACGCCGATTACCACCCCTTGCGGAAAGATTTTGCGGCTGCATGACGCCTGCCGAGGCCATCGAAGCCGCCCGCCGGGCTGGCAATGAGACTTTCATCCTAAACTTGGGGCCGCAGCATCCGGCGACCCATGGGGTGTTGCGCATCAAGTTAACGATGGATGGCGAGTACATCCTGCGCGCCGAGCCGGTGGCAGGATACATCCATCGCATGCACGAAAAGATGGGGGAAAACCGGACATGGGCCCAATACCTGCCCAACACAGGCCGGATTGATTATTTGTCCGCCATGACCTACACCCACGCCTACGTGGCGGCGGTGGAGCGGGCGGCGGGCATTGAGGTGCCGCGTCGCGCGGAATTTATCCGGGTGATTACTTCGGAATTAAATCGCATCTCCAGTCATTTGGTTTGGTTTGGGGCCTTTCTGTTGGACCTCGGCGGATTCACGCCGCTGCTGTATGCCTTCGATGACCGGGAGAAGATTCTCGACATGCTGGAAGGCATTACCGGCTCACGGCTGACGTATTGCTATTACCGGTTTGGCGGAGTGTGCAATGATGTGGATGATGCATTTCTGAGTGCGGCGCGTGATTTTGTGCCCTACATGCGTGAACGGTTGAAGATGTACGACACCCTCGTGACCGAGAATCTCATCCTGCGCAAACGGCTGGAAGGCATAGGGCCCATCAGCAAAAAAATGTGCTGCAAATATGGCGCGACCGGCCCGGTAATGCGTGGCTCCGGCATGGCCTATGATGTGCGTCGCATGGAGCCTTATTCAGTTTATTCCGAGTTGGAATTTGACATTCCCCATTATCCCGAAGGGGATTGCATGGCGCGCTACCGTGTTCGCATGGAGGAGATGGCGCAGAGTTTGCGGATTATTGAACAGGCGGTGGCCATGATTCCCGCAGGCCCCTTTCAAACCCCGGGGGTGCCCCGCGCCCTGAAACCGCCAGCGGGCGATTACTGCTTTGCGGTGGAAGCTGCGCGTGGGCGTTTGCTGGTCCGCGTGGTCAGTGATGGCAAGGAAATGCCCTATCGGGTGCGCTGGCGCACACCTTCTTTTTGCAACATCACCCTGTTTGAAGAAGCCAGCCGGGGCATGATGCTGGCGGATGCCCTGGCTCTGCTTGGCAGTTTGGACCTCGTCATCCCTGACATTGACCGCTAAGCGATGAACCTGCCGGAACCCATACGACTGTTGGCCTGGCTCTTCGGCCTGATGGCTTTTGTGGGGCTGAATGCGGCTTATCTGGTGTGGGCGGAGCGCAAAGGCTCCGGGCGTTTCCAGCGCCGTCTCGGGCCAACGGAGGTGGGATTCGCCGGCCTGTTGCAGCCGATTGCGGACAGCATCAAACTCCTGACCAAACAGTTGCTGGTGCCGCCCACAGTGGATGGGGTTTTATTTCGCACGGCGCCCCTGCTGGTGATTATTCCCGCCATGATTAGTCTGGCGGTTATTCCCTTCAGTGATTCCTTGGTCGCCCGCAACATTCACCTGGGCATGTTGGTGGTGTTCGCCTTTGGTTCCATCCATGTGCTGGCGGTGATGCTGGCCGGGTGGGCCTCGCGCAACAAATACGCCATTATTTCAGCGGCACGGGTGGTTTCACAAAACGTGGCCTACGAAATTCCCATGCTGCTGGTGGTCATCACGCTGCTCATGAGCACGGGCACCACCAACCTGATGGAAATCGTGCAACAACAGGCCGGACCGTTCTGGAAGTGGAACATCTTTCGCCTGGACCATAACCCGCTCGCGCCGGTGACCTTTCTGGTGTTTTACATCTGCATGCTGGCGGAAACCAACCGTGCTCCGTTCGACATGGCTGAAGCGGAAAGTGAACTGGTGGCCGGCGCCATCACCGAGTATTCCGGCATGGGATTCGGGGTATTCTTCATCGGCGAATATGCCAACGTGCTCGTGGGCTGCGCTCTGGCCACGCTGTTGTTTCTGGGCGGCTGGCAAAGTCCCATCGGCATCCTGCCCGGGGTGTTCTGGTTTTTGCTGAAGATGTACCTTTTGATTTTTGCAGTGATGTGGGTGCGTTGGACCTTTCCCCGTACCCAATTTTACACCTTGTTGAATCTTTCGTGGAAGGTGTTAATCCCCATCTCGCTGGGGACGCTGGTGCTGACGGCCGTTGTGTTGAAGTTGTTCTGATTATTCATGAAAAGTGCCCGAGATTTCTGGAAGGGATGCCTGAGCCTGTGGGCAGGCCTGCAGGTGACATTGCGGGAGTTTTTCAAACCGCCGGTCACCGAACAGTATCCCTATGAAGCGCCTCATATTCCCCCGCGTTTTCGCGGTCATATTGAACTGGTACGGGACCCCAAGACGGGCGAGGTAATTTGCTTCGCCTGCAAGGCATGTGAAAAGGCCTGTCCCAGCGATTGCATCCTGGTCGAGGGCGAGAAAAAACCGGGCGCCAAACGCAAATCGGTCACTGTATTCAAGCTGGACTTTACCAAGTGCAGTCTGTGCGGTTCCTGCATTGAAGCCTGCAAAAGCGGGGCCATTCGTTTTTCCAAGGACTACAACCTTGCTGGTTTTTCCAAGGAAGAATTCATCATGGACCTTTTCAAGCGGTTGGAAGAGGAGGCCCGTCGGCAACCCCCGCCTGAGCCAGTCGCGGCACCCGGCAGCGAAACGGGGGAAGCCCCCAAGCGAACGCCAGATGTGGTGGTGGTAACCGTGGAAGGGCAGGGGAGGTAATGACCATGCTGGGCATTCTGGGAGTGGACGCGGCCGGTGCCAGCATCACGGCCTTGTTTTGGTTTTTTGTGGCGCTGACTGCTGGTGGAGCATTGATTGCTGTACTGACGACACGTGTTATTCGCAGTGTTTGCGGGCTGGCCATTTGCTGCCTGGGGCTGGCGGGAATGTACTACTACTTGCACAGTCCGTTTCTCGCCTTGATGGAGGTGCTGATTTATATCGGGGCCGTTTGCGTGACCATAGTTTTTGCCATCATGCTGGCGGAGCCGGACGAGCCGCCGCCGGCGCCACGCACCCGGGCCACGTGGGCATGGGCAATCATCATGTTGGTTCCCGCCTTCGGGATTTTCCTGCTGCTGAGTCATCTTAGCCTTGCCGGGCCCTGGCCGGCGGAGCCGGTCATGCGGGGGGATGATTCCCTCAAGGCCGTGGGGATTTCCCTCCTGACCACTTATTGCCTGGCATTTGAGTTGATTTCGCTCGTGCTCCTGGCGGCCATTCTGGGCGCGCTGGTGGTGGCACGGGAAGGTCGGACAAGAGAACATTGACATGCCTATCTATCAACAATCTGAAATTTATCTGGTGCTGGCCGCCTTTCTGCTTGCGGCGGGCATTTTCGGACTTCTTCGCCGCCGCACGCTGGTGGGCATGCTCATCTCAGGCGAGTTGATTTTCTCGGCGGCCGCGCTGAATTTTGTGGCATTAAATCATTTTCATGCCCCTCAACCGGCCCATGGGCAAATCTTTGTCCTGTTCATCATGGGGCTGGCGGCGGCGGAAGTATCCATCGCCCTAAGCATCATCATCGCGGTCTATCGTAATTACCGTTCGATTCAAACCCGCGATCTCACGGATTTGAAGGGATAATCGTTCATGGAAAGCGCCCACGATATCCGCCTCTTGTTGGCGTTGCTGGCCCCGTTGCTGGGAGCGGGGCTGGTTTTGCTCAACCGCCGGCATCCCAACCGGCGCGAGGCCAGTTCGCTCGTGGCCGCCGTTGCGTTGTTGGCCATCACGCTTTCTCTCCTGCCGGAAATTCGGTCAGATCGCAAACTGGTTTATACCCTTTTTCCCTTGTTGCCCGGGCTGAGCATCAGCTTGCGCGCCGATGCGCTGTCCATGCTCTTCGCGGTGACGGCCTCTGCCTTGTGGGTAGTTACGGTATTTTACTCGGCCGGCTACATGCGAGGACTTCATGAGCATGCCCAGACGCGCTTCAACGTCTGTTTCGCGCTGGCTTTGTTTGGCGCCATAGGTTGTGCCTTTGCGGACAATCTGCTGACCCTGTACCTGTTTTATGAAGTAATCAGCATTACGACTTACCCCTTGGTGGCCCATCACCAGGATGAGGAGGGATACACCGGGGGCAAG
This is a stretch of genomic DNA from Fontisphaera persica. It encodes these proteins:
- a CDS encoding NADH-quinone oxidoreductase subunit C gives rise to the protein MAHLALPLERVDYARRGVHFEGHVEPAQVVLAAALMEQEGFALDAVTGVDWPQDNQMEIVYDYFHPALGWRVAIRTRVRRDLPEVPSISHVYPGANWHEREAWEFFGIHFSGHPNLAPLLLPDDADYHPLRKDFAAA
- a CDS encoding NADH-quinone oxidoreductase subunit D, whose amino-acid sequence is MTPAEAIEAARRAGNETFILNLGPQHPATHGVLRIKLTMDGEYILRAEPVAGYIHRMHEKMGENRTWAQYLPNTGRIDYLSAMTYTHAYVAAVERAAGIEVPRRAEFIRVITSELNRISSHLVWFGAFLLDLGGFTPLLYAFDDREKILDMLEGITGSRLTYCYYRFGGVCNDVDDAFLSAARDFVPYMRERLKMYDTLVTENLILRKRLEGIGPISKKMCCKYGATGPVMRGSGMAYDVRRMEPYSVYSELEFDIPHYPEGDCMARYRVRMEEMAQSLRIIEQAVAMIPAGPFQTPGVPRALKPPAGDYCFAVEAARGRLLVRVVSDGKEMPYRVRWRTPSFCNITLFEEASRGMMLADALALLGSLDLVIPDIDR
- the nuoH gene encoding NADH-quinone oxidoreductase subunit NuoH yields the protein MNLPEPIRLLAWLFGLMAFVGLNAAYLVWAERKGSGRFQRRLGPTEVGFAGLLQPIADSIKLLTKQLLVPPTVDGVLFRTAPLLVIIPAMISLAVIPFSDSLVARNIHLGMLVVFAFGSIHVLAVMLAGWASRNKYAIISAARVVSQNVAYEIPMLLVVITLLMSTGTTNLMEIVQQQAGPFWKWNIFRLDHNPLAPVTFLVFYICMLAETNRAPFDMAEAESELVAGAITEYSGMGFGVFFIGEYANVLVGCALATLLFLGGWQSPIGILPGVFWFLLKMYLLIFAVMWVRWTFPRTQFYTLLNLSWKVLIPISLGTLVLTAVVLKLF
- a CDS encoding NuoI/complex I 23 kDa subunit family protein — its product is MKSARDFWKGCLSLWAGLQVTLREFFKPPVTEQYPYEAPHIPPRFRGHIELVRDPKTGEVICFACKACEKACPSDCILVEGEKKPGAKRKSVTVFKLDFTKCSLCGSCIEACKSGAIRFSKDYNLAGFSKEEFIMDLFKRLEEEARRQPPPEPVAAPGSETGEAPKRTPDVVVVTVEGQGR
- a CDS encoding NADH-quinone oxidoreductase subunit J family protein; this translates as MLGILGVDAAGASITALFWFFVALTAGGALIAVLTTRVIRSVCGLAICCLGLAGMYYYLHSPFLALMEVLIYIGAVCVTIVFAIMLAEPDEPPPAPRTRATWAWAIIMLVPAFGIFLLLSHLSLAGPWPAEPVMRGDDSLKAVGISLLTTYCLAFELISLVLLAAILGALVVAREGRTREH
- the nuoK gene encoding NADH-quinone oxidoreductase subunit NuoK, translating into MPIYQQSEIYLVLAAFLLAAGIFGLLRRRTLVGMLISGELIFSAAALNFVALNHFHAPQPAHGQIFVLFIMGLAAAEVSIALSIIIAVYRNYRSIQTRDLTDLKG